Proteins from one Triticum aestivum cultivar Chinese Spring chromosome 7A, IWGSC CS RefSeq v2.1, whole genome shotgun sequence genomic window:
- the LOC123154877 gene encoding protein DETOXIFICATION 16, whose translation MQKPSVDEQPLLGPVERSEHVAALEEAKRLLRLAGPLAAGGILRSALQLVSVMFVGHLGELPLAGASLATSLANVTGFSLLVGMSSALDTLCGQAFGARQYHLLGLYKQRAMVVLALACVPIALVWSNTTRILLLLGQDPAIAAEAGSYARWLLPALVPYVPLVCHIRFLQTQSIVVPVMVSSAVTALNHILICWALVHKLGMGSKGAALASTVSYSTNLAILCLYTRLSSACKRTWTGFSMEAFKELRQFAELAVPSAMMVCLEWWSFELLVLLSGLLPNPKLETSVLSICLNTGALMFTVPSGLCAAISTRVSNELGAGRPQVARLATRVVICMAMFAGSVISITMILLRKSWGYMYSNEEEVVTYIARMIPVLGVSFFIDGIHTSLSGVLYGCGEQKIGARVNLAAFYLAGIPLAVLLAFILHLNGMGLWLGIVCGSLTKLVLLVWIVHSINWENESIKAKDMVLETSLPVA comes from the exons ATGCAGAAGCCAAGCGTGGACGAGCAGCCTCTGCTCGGACCCGTGGAGAGGAGCGAGCATGTGGCGGCGTTGGAGGAGGCGAAGCGACTGCTGCGGCTGGCCGGGCCTCTGGCAGCGGGCGGCATCCTCCGGTCCGCGCTCCAGCTGGTGTCCGTGATGTTCGTGGGCCACCTTGGTGAGCTTCCCCTCGCCGGAGCCTCGCTCGCCACCTCCCTCGCGAACGTCACCGGCTTCAGCTTGCTGGTGGGCATGTCGAGCGCCCTGGACACGCTGTGCGGACAGGCGTTCGGCGCACGGCAGTACCACCTCCTCGGCCTCTACAAGCAACGGGCGATGGTAGTGCTGGCGCTCGCCTGCGTCCCCATCGCCCTCGTCTGGTCCAACACCACCCGGATCCTCCTGCTCCTCGGCCAGGACCCGGCCATCGCTGCAGAGGCCGGCTCCTACGCGCGGTGGCTCCTCCCGGCCCTCGTCCCGTACGTCCCTCTTGTGTGCCACATCCGGTTCTTGCAGACGCAGAGCATCGTCGTGCCGGTCATGGTCAGCTCCGCCGTCACGGCACTGAACCACATCCTCATCTGCTGGGCGCTGGTGCACAAGTTGGGCATGGGGAGCAAAGGCGCGGCGCTGGCCAGCACCGTCTCCTACTCCACGAACCTGGCCATACTGTGCCTGTACACGAGGCTCTCCAGCGCCTGCAAGAGGACGTGGACTGGGTTCTCCATGGAGGCCTTCAAGGAGCTGCGCCAGTTCGCCGAGCTCGCCGTGCCGTCCGCCATGATGGTTTG CTTGGAATGGTGGTCGTTTGAACTGCTTGTGCTGCTGTCTGGTCTTCTGCCTAATCCTAAGCTCGAAACCTCGGTATTGTCGATATG TCTTAATACGGGCGCTCTTATGTTCACGGTGCCATCCGGTCTCTGCGCAGCCATAAG CACACGCGTTTCCAACGAACTTGGTGCTGGTAGGCCTCAGGTAGCGAGGCTGGCAACTAGAGTGGTCATATGCATGGCCATGTTTGCAGGCTCAGTAATCTCCATCACAATGATTTTGCTACGCAAATCTTGGGGTTACATGTACAGCAACGAGGAGGAAGTCGTTACATATATTGCCAGGATGATACCTGTCCTCGGGGTATCTTTCTTCATTGACGGAATCCACACTTCTCTTTCAG GTGTGCTATATGGATGTGGTGAGCAGAAGATTGGTGCACGGGTTAATCTCGCCGCGTTCTACTTGGCAGGCATCCCCTTGGCTGTGTTGCTTGCATTCATCCTGCATTTGAATGGAATG GGGCTTTGGCTTGGCATCGTTTGCGGCAGCCTCACTAAGCTTGTGTTGCTTGTGTGGATCGTACATTCCATAAACTGGGAGAATGAG TCAATTAAAGCAAAAGACATGGTGCTAGAAACTTCTCTCCCGGTTGCATGA